The sequence below is a genomic window from Gossypium hirsutum isolate 1008001.06 chromosome A11, Gossypium_hirsutum_v2.1, whole genome shotgun sequence.
ACTGTTGTAAGTAAGGGTGGTCATACAGCAAATGTTTGCTCCAATAGCACTTATATTTAGCGATTCCTGTTTCCAACCAGGGTTTCATGACTCCATCATAGTGTATAACTGCTGCGTCCTCAATATCACCCCGTGGAACATCTGAGTTATAACCTAGCCCAAGGGTATGCCATCTCTTTTCTAAAGCCACAGTCTGGTTGTAGAAGGTAATCCAACCTATGGGCAAGCTTCCTCCCTTCCACAATGACCTCTTAAGTCCCTGTCAAAAACACGAGATGAACAGCATGCAATAGTTCATAAACCTCAGTCTAGAACACAAGATGGTAAGCTTTTTGAATCAGAATTTTGATAGATTCCTCGGACCAGAACAAAACAGCATCTGAAAGAAAATGCGATGatgtcaattaattaatttatatggaCATCTCTGGAAGCAAACAATTGGTATAAAACTCATGATTTAAAGGGTACAAGTTtcacattcataaaaaattatttccaGAGCTTTGAATTGACAAAAAAGAACAGGAAGAAATTAATGTACCATAGATCATTTTAGGAGGAGATATATAGTCTGCAAAACACTTCAAATAGAAATCACTacctagtatgaatatacctaaaCGCTGCTATGGCTTTTTAGGGTTGGAAAAGTCTAATATACTGGTACAGATGTTGGTTTGCATATATCATTCACAGGTCACACTAACACCGAGCTAGTGCTTTAGACAGAGAAacccccctccccccccccccaaaaggTGCGGGGAATAAAGGACAAAGGGCAGGAAAATCTATATTGAAATTTAGACGGATTGACTTTAGGGAAAATTTAAAGCACTTCCGCTTGACAAAGATAACCTAAAGCACCTGATAACATTAACCAGCTTTTCAAGGAATTAATGTGCAGGCTTCAAAGATCAATAGAATCAAAACAAATTCACAAGCTTAGAATATTGGcaaaaagcaaaaagcaaaaagcaaatacaaagaaattataatcCCATACCAGTTGCAAGTAATTTCGATAGAGCATGGTTAAGTTTTTCCTTCTCCATTCATGTAGATCAAACAAATTCATACCAAATGCCCATGTGCAAACATTTGCATTAAACCTCCTTGCCAAAAATGGGTCTGAAAAGTTCATAAACATACGCATTGAACGAAATGAGGCTTCACTTTCCAGACAGGTCTCCACTGCACCATTTGCTTTCCCTTTCATGTCAATGCTCCAAATTTCAGTTAAATCTCTTTGTACTACCACATCATGATCAAAAAGCACAATCTTATTCAGTGCTGGAAAGAAGTCAGGCAGATAGAACCGAAGATGGTTAAGGGCAGAAGAATATCTTGGATCATAGGACTTCTGTTCATTCAATGTCGAATTATACTTAGTGGATAACCAATCAAAATTTTCTATGCTCTGAACATGAATTGTAGCTTTGCCAGGAGGATTTAATAAAAACCACATTGAAATTGCTGGGAGATTGAGAGAATCGGTCACCACATGAAAAACAATTTTCCCAGGCTCCTGCATAACCAATATTAATTATCAGGGATATTATATCCACTAACAGGTAAAATCGTAGGTTCAATCCTGAACTGACTGCATGTAACtcatcaaaataaataaagaaaaatagcaGGAGTATTATCTTATTGAAGAGGAATTTATCTGATGGCAGTATAGGGATAAGCTTATGGTAAAGAAGCAAAGGTAAATGAACACCATGGCAACTTTGGAAAGCTTAAGCCACAAAAATTCGAGCCATTGTTATCATTATGAATAACAAATGCATCAATTATTGTCCAGGAATGTAAAACCATAGAGAACCCATACAAGAACTAATACACAATTTTGTTATGTGATTCTTTGTAATGACAAACACTTTCAATAAGCAAAAGAATGTTTAACATCATAACATAAGCAGAGATTGAAATTTAATAACAAAGAATGTAAAATGGATGAAAGTGATATGGACACTTTAATTGCAATAggagtttttagttttatttatttattatatatcagGTTTTActaagagttttagttttacttatctattatattaggtttttatttccTTCATAAACTCTAAGTTACGAATTCTATTTTATGTCAATTAGGACTCTTTCCTTTGTCATTAACAGTCTATAAAAGGCTGTCAATATGAAATAAAGAGGAAAAGTAATTATTCTATCAAAAGAAACGTTATTTTGAGAGGGGGTTCAGTCAAGGACGAATCAGCcttttgagtaaccataggtcgaagaaagaattctttctcgtctagacctgtgactagatcCTACGCCAAGGTGCATAACAGAAAGCAGTTTACCTTAGCAGAGGAAATTGTGGAGTTAACAACGACAGAAGCAGCCAGAACATTGTCTGACAATACTGCATAGTGATAAAGGTCAGGATCATTCAAATTTTGTTGGTTAGGGAACTGCCTTTCCTCAGGTCGAAGCAAAAAATATTCAGCTGTTAACCGCATAGAGAGGCAGTGAAAGCCTTTAGGGGTAGTCCTTCCAGCAAGTTGGAGGAGATGTGACTCTTGATTCCTCATTACCTGAACCTGTTCTTCAGCATTATAAGCCATGGCACGAAGTTTTGTAGCCATCGCAGAGCAGTCAGGGAATACACGACTTGCTTTGGCCAAAGAAAGCTCCATAGATCTCATTTTCTGTGAAGCACTGAAAATTTAACTGCCCTTCAATTATATTTCGTGGAAGCAATTCAACCCAAATCTAACTTATTTACTTAAGAGTAGTCAAGAATTCAAGTTcattattgaataaaaaatactttggtaaaattattatCAAAAGCAGAAATATATATCTGTAGTGTCCGGTTCTTTACCTCATGGGCAAATCTGAATCCCTGCTGACTTCACCAACAACTCGTTCCAACTCTCTGATTCGTGCTCGTAACTCTTTCATCAAGCGAGAGTTACTACCTGGTGGTTCAAAACTTAGGTACGCTTTTGCTGTAATGAGCTGATCTCTCATTTGCGTTACCTTCTCGTCCACAACCTTGAATGGTGGAGACTGCAAATGCTGATCATCTCTACCTATTTCTTGATTGAATTGCTCCTGCAGCAAATAAGTTAGTGGCAACCATATGTTACAAAAATAACAAACTAACTTGACTCGCTATTGCTCTGACCATTCTGGAAAACAACGATTCCATACCCCATCACTGTAACCATCAATAGTCTAAACTTACATTCAAATATGTAGCATCTCAAAATATTTCAGATTCATACACACCTTTTCTCTAGAGTTCATCTGTATGATAGTCTGCTGAATTTGATGCTTGTCTTTTTCATTCCCATTGGTTTCTAAAATTAGAAAGTGTAGCAACTCAGAGTCGCAATCAACTCAATAAACTAAAATTCAATAACAAAAGACACTACATGCTCCCACGTAATACTAACCGTTTGCTTCTAATAATTTAGAATCATCTTGTGCATTCCTGAATTGATCTGAATCACGATCTTCATAAGAACTGCGTCTAACTACAGGACTAATATCTTTGTCGTTGAAAACAACTAGTTTTGGACCTTTTAGTCCTTCAGCAGCTTCCtattaacaaacaaacaaacatccGATAAACTGTCAAAAACACTTGAAGATAAAAtggtcaaagaaaaataaaataaatccataaaccttaaagcTACCTGTTCAATGGAATTAAGTCTTAAAACATCTCGCATATAATTCTGCATCAAATAAAGCAGAAGCCCATTAGAAATTTATCccccaaaaataaaatacaacagATCCAAGGAAGAGAGATCTATACAACACTAGGCAAGTCCTCCGCAAATTCCTTCCCGCCTGCCGTTACAGTATCACAAATGCAAACAAAACAAGATCAATCAACATctgattttttaaaagaaaaaaaaaagaaaaagaaatcaaatcacGAAAGgccaaaactaaaaaatataaaagttgtccttttttttttaatgaagtaCATTCGATTCGGCAATTCAACTTAGCTTGATATTTATACAAATCTTTCTGTAacctaaaatacaaaaaaaaattgctaAGTAATGCTCATTTGGCTTTCTTGTCTGATCAACTACTCCATTGACGGTAAAATAATTCGAATTCTCACTACAAACAGTTGAGCATGATAATCTAGAGAGttggaaaaaaaattaccaaaggAAGTGAGGGTTTTAAGTCTCTGAGAGACCAACACGATTGGAGCGAATACAGAGAAAGATAGCAAAGAGAGGATGAGAATCCTCTGCCATCGGTGACACTTCTTCATCAACCGACAAAAAAAAAGGACGAAACtcgcaaaagaaaaagaaagtggtATTTGCTTGTCCACTCTTAATCGTTCTCGAGAAAAACACAATACATAGACTCAAATCGGCAAGGATTCGGTGCTTCGTAACAAGAAACAGGAATTatagaagaaataaaaattaggatttttggttcattttttggGTGGTTTGCGGCTGTTTCAGAGGGAGGAGTGTATGTAGCTTTGGAGCTTAGTTCACGTTTTCGGGACTGAGACTGTGATTGATTGAAGGAATAGGGTGTTGGCCGTTGATTTTGGTGGAAAGTAAGTATGTACTCCAATCCTATGCGTAGGATGATGTTTTATTTGTTAGGTCCAGCTATCCCTCGCGATTTTGTGGACTCGTGTCTGCGGGAAAGTCTGTAAGTTTCTTACTCCATTGCTAGACCACTAGGAATTTACAGttactaataataaataaaaagtaaaagtataAAGATATGTTGTTCTATAATTGTATTTATGTTTAAACACAATTGAGATGCAGTTAGAACACAGCTGATAGATTCATGGCTAAATTTCCTCCATATGGGTAAAGATGTTGGATAAGACTTTTTTAGTCCTTATCCGCAAGAGAAAAAAGTTCTGAAGAGGCGAGTAATTATCGTCCACCAGCGAACGCTGTGTATAAATTTATTGCCCAGATATTGGCCAAcgatttgattaattttagtagaattcttttttttaaactaattttagtAGAATTTAACTACTTTATTTGAGTATTAtataaagatttaatttttttgttatttattctttATCTTAAACTAAGTTGATTATTATAtccaattaattaaattactaagagataaataataaataaaagggtttaaATTATTGTGAAATActaaaatgaaacaattaaaataaagggAAACAAAGCAATCATAATATCAACTTAGGATCATAGTTGGTCAGCAAATTAAAAGGAAGACAATGGGTAAAGGCAATTTAGAGGCTCTACATCCGATATGAACAAAGCCTATAATAAATTGAGTTGAATTTCTTGCGTGCAATTTTATAACTGCGTAGCATGGAGGTTGCCTACATTGACTTAATAATAAAGGTAAATAGAAAGGAAAAGTACATAAACTTAAATTGAATCAAAAAAGCATCTCGATTTCACATTTACCTTGGACTAATGACAACTAGTTCTTCAAAGTTAATAGAAAATCTTTCCAATTCTTGACCAATTATGCTTCTTCTCTTAGCTTTAcatcaatttcaacaaatttgAGTTTATGTTGAGTAGAATTTGTCATCCAAAATTCAAAAGGAAGTTCAAGGGTATCTTATAAGTTAAGACTACAATAGATAAAGGCAAATTGGGCATAGAGCTGAGGCATTGGAATTGATGCTTAGTCTTGATCTTGCTAAATGCATTTGAACTTATGATTTCAAGCTTATTTAAGCTTTATATGTCAGACTTGgaatgattaagtttgaatatGTGCTTGTGTCATGAGtgtaaaagtattataaatttaatttggcaTGATGTTGTGCATAGATAAATTGGTTTAGGTTGATGTTGATTGAATTTGAAAGGTTGATATGGATGTAAAAACATGTTCGGTATGAAGCATTAAATAAGTATTAATGTGATTTTTGCCAAAACAAGGGCATTGTCGCAACATAGATCGACAGTGAGTGGCTTCGCAATGTAGAGATTTTTGAAGTCACGACGTAACTCACTGATTGGTAATGTCACGACGCCATCTTGtaaatttgaaaacttttcaattaagtccttaaCCAACCTTACCTTAAGTTAGTAAAAGAGCTTTGGTAAGCTCATATAAGACCTGGAAATGATTTTGTCATATTGAAATGTGTTTTATACAAGTAAGCATGTTGTAATGATTGAAGTGTATTAGAATTTATTGTAGTTGTTCCGACAACGAATGTAACATCCTATAGCTCAGGTTCGATGATCGGGTCAGGTAAATGGTGTTACACAAACTCTTATTCAAGGGTGTCAATTAGAATCCTGTAGCAATGATTAGAGCAACTTCAAAGCTAATAAGTAATACCAAAATGACACACTTGATATGGGAGTAACCCAGGCTACGAGAATATAATGAAGTGCTTGTACCACCAAGAGAAATTGCAACTAACTCATATAATATTTTTCTTGGTTGGAGCATGAGAAACACATTCACCTCTTGAGTCCTCCTGGTCAAAATATCGTAGTTTAAATCATGGTGCATCATCAAGGGGAATTTCCACCATGATAACGGAATGGCTCATAAATTGTTACTAACTCGCTTCACTCTAGAGATGGCTACCTATATTTGAGTCTCATTGTGTGTCAATTGGGCAAAAGACAaattaataggaaaaataatCAAAGAGAATCAGATTCCTATTAACTAAAAGCTTAAATCAAGCACATACACACTTTAAAGGAGATGATGCAAAACTTGTTTTGGTCTAATGAGAATCGTGAAGCACTTTATTGGGTAACTAGGAAAGCAAGTTTCATTTGctcaaacaaattgataatagcaGTTCATAAGGTAATTGTGTGTATTTTTGGTTATATTTGAATCTggtataaaaaaaacatattaatagaggaatcaataatttaaattatacaatttattttCAACTATTCTAAATAAACGGAATcaaattactttatttattttttattttttacaaagcAGACcaataaaaaagtattaaaacTTTAAATGAATTTATTGTTACAATAAACATCAATAATGGTAACATAGAATGAtcacaaaaaaaaacacacaaattttacggtgaaattctttaaaaaaaaccacAATGTTGAAAATTGAATGATACAATAGGAgttttgtaacaacccgattttcagtggtgtcggaaacaatggttcggggccaccaaattcgacgaataagctcataaattttattatttagtatttactagtcaaatgtggttttagaaagatttttgaattagtaatttgtgttttataaggatttattaggtCAATTGGtctagaaaatgaggtatcgagacctcgattccATAAATCGAGCCgtcaatacttttataaatatttacagagttttaTTAAGGTAgcattaaagtttcgttagaaaattttaacgttttgatagttaattaattaaaaagaactaaattgaaaaaggtgcaaaacttgctaattaaaagaaatagtgattaaatggcttaaatggtaaataagggAGGACTTAAAGTGTAATTGAGCCTAAATGAAATGGCTGAGGTAGCATAAGCACACAAAAAAAGGATAAAATGAGGTGATTAAagggaaaaattgaaaataaatgaaattaaaatatcaaattgaaaaaccTAAAAGTTTCTAGACattttattcatcaattttctgtccaaaaacaccattgaagagctCTTAAAgctggtttttatatttttacttcaagcGAGTTTAATTCTtgcccttttcttgtaatttttatgtttttgagacttttacaattaggtccaactaactattaccttagttttttattttattgaaaattttagaaattaccATTGAATAATATAGGATGTATTATATGAATAAACATGAATTTAGAGTTTTAATtctgttgtatgatgattttatgaagtgattatattaaatattgattttaggatcaaattgtgaaaagattaagaattagggtttgattttaaatttttgtttattaaGGGCTGTAAgatagcctagaatatttagataaattatcaattgagaaaatttagttcatttgatagactaattagttaagggactaaattgaaaaagttgtaaaatttggggtaattgtgtaaattcaaaaaattgagggtattaattgtgaagtgatttggaactgaaatatatgctaatgaatgagtaattttataatCTAGATCAAGATCCCttagatactcgtgaaaaagaaaattagtggaatagtccctgaacttctacaAATATTACAATTCAATGCAGGTAAGTTCTTACgactaaatttaaatatttatattcatttgatgaatggtattatgtatttattctatggttgaaaatgaaatattgttaaagttataaattgaattgaatattcgaAACAAATGGAACGCGAGATTTGAGTATATTCGGCATTTGACGAATTAACAGCATTGGAGGAAAATATggaaaattacccaagtaaattaAGGTTCAACATTTGTTTCGAACTTTCATGTTTACTTTTTGTTTAGCTCTCAagagcttctgtttaactcatatgagtttccgttCAGCTCTATTGAGCTTCTGTataacccttatgggttttcgTTCAGCTCTTACAAGCTTctgttcaacccttatgggtatttttttagctctcatgagcttctgttcaacctTCGGGCTTCTGAAAACGATGTACTTTTATCCGTAAGCCGTTCTCTGATTTGGGAAGATTTGGtaagtaaatatgtaattaaaatttgaaagacATATTATTTGTTATTGATATTGATCTGAAATAAGTGTATTCGTCGATTGAAATTGTGATTGGCAGGAAGTTTACATTGAatgaatatatttaattaatgtgTTATAGTaggtttggtaagatttatgtttaacccatcaaacttactaagcttcattaagcttacttttGTTGTTTAATGTCCTTGCAGACTTTCGTGAGGTCGGAAGATCGGATCAGCACATCAAGTCACTCTATCCAGCTTATTCCGGTAGTTTTTGTACGTTTAAtacggtttatatggcatgtatagggatggTATGGTTTTGACCAAAGTTTGGCTTGTGTAAATGTTAGGGATGATGTTTTgtttatataatcatcttaaatatatacatatatattattttggataTGAAGTAAATTTGTGATGTTGGtttaaataatgtatgtttttatgtattTAATTGGTAGGGAACTTTAGTAGTTTAGTTAGATGGACTAAATAGGTAAGTTGGGTATTTGAgtatatgtgatgatatgttttgttgaaaacaTGATTTTGCCTTGTTTTGAATGCTTGGTTGGGGGTAAATTGATGTGTGAAAATGTTGTGTTTAGGGTGCTACCTAAaaaggtgagaaaagtggccatGAAATGGCTTATTTTCGTTCATACgggtatgtgtctcagccgtgtgtgacacacggcctaacatatg
It includes:
- the LOC107924229 gene encoding probable galacturonosyltransferase 6 isoform X1 — protein: MKKCHRWQRILILSLLSFSVFAPIVLVSQRLKTLTSFGGKEFAEDLPSVNYMRDVLRLNSIEQEAAEGLKGPKLVVFNDKDISPVVRRSSYEDRDSDQFRNAQDDSKLLEANETNGNEKDKHQIQQTIIQMNSREKEQFNQEIGRDDQHLQSPPFKVVDEKVTQMRDQLITAKAYLSFEPPGSNSRLMKELRARIRELERVVGEVSRDSDLPMSASQKMRSMELSLAKASRVFPDCSAMATKLRAMAYNAEEQVQVMRNQESHLLQLAGRTTPKGFHCLSMRLTAEYFLLRPEERQFPNQQNLNDPDLYHYAVLSDNVLAASVVVNSTISSAKEPGKIVFHVVTDSLNLPAISMWFLLNPPGKATIHVQSIENFDWLSTKYNSTLNEQKSYDPRYSSALNHLRFYLPDFFPALNKIVLFDHDVVVQRDLTEIWSIDMKGKANGAVETCLESEASFRSMRMFMNFSDPFLARRFNANVCTWAFGMNLFDLHEWRRKNLTMLYRNYLQLGLKRSLWKGGSLPIGWITFYNQTVALEKRWHTLGLGYNSDVPRGDIEDAAVIHYDGVMKPWLETGIAKYKCYWSKHLLYDHPYLQQCNIHE
- the LOC107924229 gene encoding probable galacturonosyltransferase 6 isoform X2, which translates into the protein MKKCHRWQRILILSLLSFSVFAPIVLVSQRLKTLTSFGGKEFAEDLPSVNYMRDVLRLNSIEQEAAEGLKGPKLVVFNDKDISPVVRRSSYEDRDSDQFRNAQDDSKLLEANETNGNEKDKHQIQQTIIQMNSREKEQFNQEIGRDDQHLQSPPFKVVDEKVTQMRDQLITAKAYLSFEPPGSNSRLMKELRARIRELERVVGEVSRDSDLPMSASQKMRSMELSLAKASRVFPDCSAMATKLRAMAYNAEEQVQVMRNQESHLLQLAGRTTPKGFHCLSMRLTAEYFLLRPEERQFPNQQNLNDPDLYHYAVLSDNVLAASVVVNSTISSAKEPGKIVFHVVTDSLNLPAISMWFLLNPPGKATIHVQSIENFDWLSTKYNSTLNEQKSYDPRYSSALNHLRFYLPDFFPALNKIVLFDHDVVVQRDLTEIWSIDMKGKANGAVETCLESEASFRSMRMFMNFSDPFLARRFNANVCTWAFGMNLFDLHEWRRKNLTMLYRNYLQLMLFCSGPRNLSKF